The Shewanella mangrovisoli genome has a window encoding:
- a CDS encoding bifunctional diguanylate cyclase/phosphodiesterase, whose translation MTLFRQIYSLLFSLFLLVVASLGYVQFTETQSFLTKQMESDLNNTSTSLGLMLTPALQAGDTAAAETLVNVIFEGGYYKNIKLTWMVDGKQQEWNNPLKIEDVPQWFINLKLFKTIKKESTITSGWLQLAQLEITAHPGFGYHELWRIMSNTIIAFSLLFLVAIFTARLGLTWILKPLHALSDHAKKIAARQFGPDMPLPKTTELKDLVTAFNSMSAQLKQLFQSLDEEVGSLRKKNLTDPASGLPNRQYVVSRLNGWLSEPSSGALFLAKLDWLEEVHSKYGYQVRDETIRLLAEKLVQQLNEITPSVIARIAAFEFAFLVTDVEHDQISKYLQTLIRTINQEISKAGCKPNENFAIGVAERIGQMKVSDILAQADNALQKALKEHKSFHWFETTEQQLFTREQWRDNLSHAISNKKFKFRWQPIQFCNGDGIAQRELYCQLELGDKVAHAGQFMPYIELLSLGSLLDKCLIETVYEQKLLERNYEPLAINLTHQSISDTQFHDWLNHFLRSTPQVERICFEIPEAGVYSDLESCVQLCNIIRDNGAKFGIDHFGRQFGSMSYLQELRPSYVKLDQSFSYYDEASHNSELCRAIINVAKGLDIQVIVTGIQEKAQLERFNELKTDAYQGFIAPPENID comes from the coding sequence ATGACACTGTTTAGACAGATATATTCGCTGCTTTTTAGCCTGTTCTTGCTGGTTGTTGCAAGCCTTGGCTATGTGCAATTTACTGAGACACAAAGCTTTTTGACCAAGCAAATGGAATCGGATCTAAACAATACCAGTACCTCGCTTGGACTCATGCTTACTCCTGCACTGCAAGCTGGCGATACCGCCGCAGCCGAAACCTTAGTCAATGTGATTTTTGAGGGCGGCTATTACAAGAACATTAAGCTGACCTGGATGGTTGATGGCAAACAGCAAGAATGGAACAATCCACTCAAAATTGAAGACGTTCCTCAGTGGTTCATCAATTTAAAGCTATTTAAGACCATCAAAAAAGAAAGCACTATCACTTCTGGATGGTTACAACTCGCTCAACTAGAAATCACCGCTCATCCTGGCTTTGGTTACCATGAGCTATGGCGAATTATGTCTAATACCATTATCGCCTTCTCACTCCTCTTTTTAGTCGCTATTTTCACCGCAAGATTAGGTTTAACTTGGATTTTAAAACCGCTGCATGCCTTATCTGATCATGCCAAAAAGATCGCCGCACGCCAGTTTGGCCCCGACATGCCATTACCTAAGACCACTGAACTCAAAGACTTGGTTACCGCATTCAACAGCATGTCGGCCCAGCTTAAACAATTATTCCAATCCCTCGATGAAGAAGTCGGCTCTTTACGCAAAAAGAACCTCACCGATCCTGCATCAGGGTTACCTAATCGCCAATACGTGGTCAGTCGACTCAATGGTTGGTTGAGCGAACCGAGCAGCGGCGCCCTATTCTTAGCTAAACTCGACTGGCTCGAGGAGGTTCACAGCAAATACGGCTATCAGGTTCGCGATGAAACCATTCGTCTCTTAGCCGAAAAACTGGTTCAACAGTTAAATGAAATCACCCCATCGGTTATTGCGCGTATTGCTGCGTTTGAATTTGCTTTCCTCGTTACCGATGTCGAGCACGATCAAATCAGTAAGTACCTGCAAACCCTGATCCGCACTATCAACCAAGAAATCTCTAAAGCAGGCTGTAAGCCCAATGAGAACTTTGCCATCGGTGTCGCTGAACGCATCGGTCAGATGAAGGTGTCCGATATTCTGGCGCAGGCGGATAACGCGCTGCAAAAAGCCCTTAAGGAACATAAATCCTTTCATTGGTTCGAAACCACAGAGCAGCAGTTGTTCACCCGTGAGCAATGGCGTGACAATTTGAGCCATGCTATCAGCAATAAGAAATTTAAATTCCGCTGGCAGCCTATTCAGTTTTGTAATGGCGATGGTATCGCCCAGCGAGAGCTCTATTGCCAACTCGAGCTTGGCGATAAGGTTGCCCATGCAGGCCAGTTTATGCCCTATATCGAACTGCTCTCACTCGGCTCTCTGCTCGATAAGTGCCTGATTGAGACTGTGTATGAGCAAAAGCTACTTGAGCGTAACTATGAGCCACTGGCAATCAACCTGACGCATCAGAGTATTAGTGATACCCAGTTCCACGACTGGCTCAATCACTTCCTGCGCAGTACGCCACAGGTTGAACGCATCTGCTTTGAAATCCCTGAAGCGGGCGTCTATAGCGATTTAGAATCCTGTGTGCAGTTATGCAATATTATTCGTGATAATGGTGCTAAGTTTGGTATCGACCACTTCGGCCGTCAATTTGGTTCAATGTCGTACCTCCAAGAACTAAGACCAAGTTACGTCAAGCTCGACCAATCCTTCTCCTACTATGACGAAGCCTCACATAATAGCGAACTCTGCCGCGCCATTATCAATGTCGCTAAGGGATTAGATATTCAGGTGATAGTGACAGGTATCCAAGAGAAAGCGCAGTTAGAACGCTTTAACGAGCTTAAAACTGACGCCTATCAAGGCTTTATCGCCCCACCAGAGAATATTGACTAA
- a CDS encoding transglutaminase-like cysteine peptidase → MNGRLGDKNSFLRACRLSLIASALAVGCLYASPTQKLDEAKITSTLEKRYGERAGMRARAWFKVVAEASTLDEKEKLLKVNNFFNLFRFVDDIKLWGESNYWATPMEFIGVNGGDCEDFSIAKYFTLLQLGVPEDKMRITMVKATSVNQYHMVLAYYDTPSSVPLVLDNLDHVIKPATQRRDLVPVYSFNGKQLWLNKEQGRGVLAGSSTRLEKWNDLNHRLGVDRLRQPKLKLE, encoded by the coding sequence ATGAACGGCAGGCTGGGAGATAAAAATTCGTTTTTGCGGGCCTGTCGCTTAAGCCTAATCGCGTCTGCGCTAGCGGTCGGCTGTTTGTATGCCAGTCCGACCCAAAAGCTAGATGAAGCCAAGATTACCTCAACGCTGGAGAAGCGTTACGGTGAGCGCGCGGGTATGCGCGCAAGAGCTTGGTTTAAAGTGGTGGCAGAGGCCAGCACACTCGATGAAAAAGAAAAACTATTGAAAGTGAACAACTTCTTTAACTTATTCCGTTTCGTCGATGACATAAAATTATGGGGAGAATCAAACTATTGGGCCACTCCGATGGAGTTTATTGGCGTGAATGGTGGCGACTGTGAAGACTTTTCCATTGCCAAATATTTCACATTACTCCAATTAGGCGTGCCCGAAGATAAGATGCGGATCACTATGGTTAAAGCCACTAGCGTGAATCAGTATCATATGGTGTTGGCTTACTATGACACCCCTTCGTCAGTCCCTTTAGTTCTCGATAACCTCGACCATGTCATTAAACCTGCCACCCAGCGTAGAGATCTCGTTCCTGTTTACAGCTTCAACGGTAAACAGTTATGGCTGAATAAAGAACAGGGACGAGGCGTTTTAGCAGGCTCGTCGACACGACTCGAAAAATGGAATGACCTTAACCATAGGTTAGGGGTTGACCGACTCAGGCAGCCCAAATTAAAACTGGAGTAG
- a CDS encoding OmpA family protein has product MKTAILFMSVALLAGCSMRDTVNIEEMTTTQAYDLSDKDGDGVIEARERCNDTAKGAGIDNYGCGQIKAINERKDINILFPNDSAYIAPEYYPQIEEIAMFLRQYPTTKVTIEGHTSRTGTDERNAVLSQERADAVTAVLADRFSIDRARLTAIGYGSSRPLVLERTPDAETRNRRVVAEVTGDDTTADMKWTIYSVDETTK; this is encoded by the coding sequence ATGAAAACCGCAATCCTATTTATGAGCGTGGCACTTTTAGCTGGTTGTTCCATGCGTGATACAGTTAATATTGAAGAAATGACAACGACTCAAGCCTATGATCTGTCGGATAAAGATGGTGATGGTGTGATTGAGGCCCGTGAGCGCTGTAACGACACAGCCAAAGGTGCTGGCATTGATAATTACGGCTGTGGTCAAATAAAAGCAATCAATGAGCGTAAGGATATCAATATCTTATTTCCAAACGACTCAGCTTATATTGCACCAGAGTACTATCCACAGATTGAAGAAATTGCGATGTTTCTCCGTCAATACCCAACGACCAAAGTGACTATCGAAGGCCACACGAGTCGAACAGGTACTGATGAACGAAACGCCGTGCTGTCGCAGGAACGTGCCGATGCCGTGACTGCCGTACTCGCCGATCGCTTCAGTATCGATAGAGCGAGACTGACCGCCATTGGCTACGGCTCCAGCCGTCCACTGGTGCTAGAACGCACGCCGGATGCTGAAACACGTAACCGTCGAGTGGTCGCAGAAGTCACTGGTGATGATACGACGGCAGATATGAAATGGACCATTTATTCTGTCGATGAAACAACCAAATAA
- a CDS encoding TolC family outer membrane protein: protein MKTSVRRQFQCSKLAVVLSVILLPLSAQSQTLEQAVAYTLDTNPDLRVAFNRFKAREEQVNQAIAGYMPTIDVTGGYGYEQTDSVSTRRRPNVGDVDSSGVAELNRGEFGVSLKQMLFDGFYTSSEVDRYSFEASADQWALLAAAEDMALDVSKVYLNYLRTDEVLKLAEKNLNSHKEIYEQIKQRTDSGLGSTADLSQITGRLARANANVISARNNLLDAKAQFIRVVAADPVDLIQPVPDADLLPKDLNSGLTDAQENHPILKSAANDIRAAENERSSVQASYYPQVSLELNGNWNNDVGGEDGVSALASQNVGGYNNDLVAMVRVRYNLFAGGKDLAREKETAYKLGEAKEIRQRAQREVVEGVNLAWNAYEMLAPQKQYIRDHVMAAKDTQSAYAQQFNLGQRSLLDLLDTENELFEARKDYLQAEYDEITAKYRVLNSTGRLLDSLKVTRPEAWRGERNYEGGANQ from the coding sequence ATGAAGACTTCAGTAAGACGACAATTTCAATGTTCAAAACTAGCTGTTGTATTGTCAGTGATACTGTTACCACTTTCGGCTCAAAGCCAAACACTAGAGCAAGCGGTAGCATATACACTCGATACCAATCCAGACTTGCGCGTTGCCTTTAACCGCTTCAAAGCCAGAGAAGAGCAAGTAAACCAAGCCATTGCTGGCTACATGCCAACCATTGATGTGACTGGCGGCTATGGTTATGAGCAAACAGACAGTGTATCGACTCGCCGACGTCCTAATGTAGGTGATGTTGATAGCAGTGGTGTTGCTGAGCTGAACCGTGGTGAGTTTGGCGTTAGCTTAAAGCAAATGCTATTCGATGGTTTTTATACCAGCAGTGAAGTTGATCGTTATAGCTTTGAAGCCAGTGCAGACCAATGGGCTCTGCTTGCGGCAGCAGAGGATATGGCCCTAGATGTCAGTAAAGTCTACTTAAACTATCTGCGTACCGATGAAGTGCTCAAGCTGGCAGAGAAAAATCTCAACAGCCATAAAGAGATTTACGAGCAAATCAAACAACGTACCGACTCAGGTTTAGGTTCCACTGCGGATCTCTCGCAAATCACTGGTCGTCTCGCACGTGCCAATGCTAACGTGATTTCGGCACGTAATAATTTGCTTGATGCCAAAGCACAGTTTATCCGTGTTGTTGCAGCCGATCCTGTTGATTTAATTCAGCCAGTACCGGATGCGGATCTACTGCCTAAGGACCTCAACTCAGGTCTTACCGATGCGCAGGAAAACCATCCCATTCTCAAATCTGCGGCCAATGATATTCGTGCTGCGGAAAATGAGCGTTCTTCAGTACAAGCCAGTTACTACCCTCAGGTTTCGTTAGAACTGAATGGTAACTGGAACAACGATGTGGGCGGCGAAGACGGCGTTAGCGCATTAGCCAGCCAAAACGTCGGTGGCTACAACAACGATCTCGTGGCCATGGTGAGAGTAAGGTACAACCTGTTCGCAGGTGGTAAAGATCTCGCCCGCGAAAAAGAAACCGCTTACAAATTAGGTGAAGCTAAAGAAATCCGTCAACGCGCACAACGCGAAGTGGTTGAAGGCGTGAACTTGGCTTGGAACGCCTATGAAATGTTAGCGCCGCAAAAGCAATATATTCGTGACCATGTGATGGCGGCAAAAGATACTCAATCTGCCTACGCCCAACAGTTTAATTTGGGTCAACGCAGCTTACTCGACTTACTCGATACCGAAAACGAACTGTTTGAGGCGCGTAAGGATTACTTACAGGCCGAGTACGATGAAATCACCGCCAAATACCGTGTACTCAACTCAACTGGACGTTTACTCGACTCCTTGAAAGTGACTCGTCCAGAAGCATGGCGTGGTGAACGTAACTACGAGGGAGGAGCCAACCAATGA
- a CDS encoding HlyD family type I secretion periplasmic adaptor subunit — translation MSKNLTANDLDMVDDVYGAMMTDAPSGHRLIIWALAAMVACFLLWAGFAQLDKVTTGSGKVIPSSQVQVIQSLDGGIMQELYVREGDLVTKGQPLVRIDDTRFRSDFAQQEQEVFGLKTNAIRMRAELDSILISDMTSDWREQVKITKKALVFPENLTEAEPALVKRQQEEYNGRLDNLSNQLEILVRQIQQRQQEIDDLASKTTTLTTSMQLISRELELTRPLAKKGIVPEVELLKLERAVNDAQGELNSLRLLRPKLKAALDEAILKRREAVFVYAADLRAQLNETQTRLSRMNEAQVGAQDKVSKAIITSPVNGTIKSVHINTLGGVVQPGVDIVEIVPSEDQLLIETKILPKDIAFLHTGLPAVVKVTAYDFTRYGGLKGTVEHISADTSQDDEGNSFYLIKVRTEESSLIKDDGTEMPIIPGMLTTVDVITGQRSILEYILNPILRAKDTALRER, via the coding sequence ATGAGTAAAAATCTAACCGCAAATGATTTGGACATGGTCGATGATGTTTATGGCGCTATGATGACCGATGCCCCCAGTGGGCATAGGCTCATTATTTGGGCCTTAGCGGCAATGGTTGCCTGCTTCCTGCTATGGGCCGGGTTTGCTCAATTAGACAAGGTCACCACAGGTTCAGGTAAAGTGATCCCCTCATCGCAAGTGCAGGTCATCCAAAGCCTCGATGGTGGGATCATGCAGGAGCTCTATGTCCGTGAAGGCGATCTCGTCACTAAAGGCCAACCTTTGGTTCGCATCGATGACACGCGTTTTCGCTCCGACTTTGCTCAGCAGGAACAGGAAGTCTTTGGCTTAAAAACCAATGCGATCCGTATGCGTGCCGAGCTAGATAGCATATTGATTTCGGACATGACCTCCGACTGGCGTGAGCAAGTAAAAATCACTAAAAAGGCGTTAGTCTTCCCAGAGAATCTGACAGAGGCTGAACCTGCATTAGTGAAAAGGCAGCAAGAGGAATACAACGGCCGTTTAGATAACTTGAGCAATCAGCTGGAAATTTTGGTGCGTCAGATCCAACAAAGGCAGCAAGAGATTGACGATCTCGCCTCAAAAACCACGACCTTGACCACCAGTATGCAGCTGATTTCTCGTGAGTTAGAACTCACTCGACCACTGGCGAAAAAAGGCATTGTGCCTGAGGTAGAATTACTGAAGCTTGAGCGCGCCGTAAACGACGCCCAGGGTGAGCTCAATTCCTTACGATTGCTAAGACCTAAGCTGAAGGCCGCATTAGACGAAGCGATTCTCAAACGCCGTGAAGCCGTATTCGTTTACGCCGCCGATCTTCGTGCGCAGCTGAACGAAACTCAGACTCGTTTATCACGCATGAACGAGGCTCAAGTCGGCGCGCAGGATAAAGTCAGTAAAGCGATTATTACCTCACCGGTGAACGGCACTATTAAATCTGTGCATATCAACACTCTGGGTGGTGTTGTTCAGCCTGGTGTCGATATCGTTGAAATCGTGCCCTCCGAGGACCAACTACTGATCGAAACCAAGATCCTGCCTAAGGATATCGCGTTTCTTCACACCGGATTACCCGCAGTAGTTAAGGTCACAGCCTACGATTTTACCCGTTACGGCGGCCTAAAAGGTACAGTCGAGCATATTAGTGCCGATACATCACAGGACGACGAAGGAAATAGCTTCTACCTTATAAAGGTGAGAACCGAAGAATCCAGCTTAATAAAAGACGATGGCACAGAGATGCCAATTATCCCGGGGATGTTAACAACTGTTGACGTTATCACCGGACAAAGATCCATTCTTGAGTACATTTTAAATCCAATTTTAAGGGCTAAGGATACTGCGCTCAGAGAGCGTTAA
- a CDS encoding type I secretion system permease/ATPase has product MPVTASEKVEQWTISASQRVIVDPLLDCLVLLTEHFGNPCSSDSLAAGLPLSGAALTPDLVPQAASRAGLAAKLSRKGLNEISPILLPCILLLKDKKACILRELNLESDRAVIQLPETGGEEVLTIESLETLYVGYLFLVKQEYRGDMGFDVYLHDNKTHWLVQTLKDSAPIYRDALIASVLVNIFALVSPLFIMNVYDKVVPNLAFESLWVLAIGASIAYLFDLVMRQLRSYLIDVAGKKVDIIVSSQLFAKAIGIPLERRSPSIGGMAKQLGEFDNIREILTSATITTLVDLPFALFFLIIIYIVAGDLAVIPVVGGLIIIGFTLYTQPKLKAAIEEGNKFSSLKHGHLIESLSALESIKANGAEGIVQRSWQQMIGHSANWQLRSKKLSNSVSNMANFIVQFTVVCVVILGVYRVADNAISMGGIIAAVMLSSRAIAPMAQLAGLMTRANHTASALRQLNELMVQEDEFENKGHLVSKQRLMGKINADHVGFSYPGSEKPVLYPMTLTINPGERLAIIGRNGSGKSTLAKLLVGLFQPTTGSLRYDGVDSAQIHPSDLRRNFGYLPQDVTLFHGTIRDNILFGTRQVTEHQLIRAVQLSGVSQFTHLEAEGLDQQVGEGGMSLSRGQRQTVALARATLNDPPVLLMDEPTASLDARAEQQFIRSMQNVSKDRTLLLITHKMHLLQLVDRIIVLERGHVVADGPKAEVLEKLNFGLVTGGPKK; this is encoded by the coding sequence GTGCCTGTTACAGCCTCAGAAAAAGTTGAGCAGTGGACTATTTCCGCTTCACAGCGGGTAATAGTCGACCCTCTACTTGATTGTTTAGTGTTGCTCACTGAACATTTTGGAAATCCATGCTCAAGTGATTCACTTGCGGCAGGCCTGCCTTTGTCTGGAGCAGCATTAACGCCAGATTTAGTCCCTCAAGCAGCCTCACGGGCAGGATTAGCAGCAAAATTATCGCGCAAAGGGTTAAATGAAATATCCCCGATATTGCTGCCATGTATTCTGTTATTGAAAGACAAAAAAGCCTGCATCCTACGCGAACTCAACCTCGAGTCCGATAGGGCGGTGATTCAACTGCCTGAAACTGGCGGTGAAGAAGTACTCACAATAGAGTCACTCGAAACCTTATATGTCGGCTATTTATTCCTCGTGAAGCAGGAATACCGAGGCGACATGGGGTTCGATGTTTACTTGCATGACAATAAGACCCATTGGCTCGTGCAAACCTTAAAAGACTCTGCGCCAATTTACCGAGATGCGTTAATCGCCTCGGTACTGGTCAACATCTTTGCGCTCGTATCTCCTCTGTTCATCATGAACGTGTATGACAAGGTTGTGCCTAACCTAGCCTTCGAGTCGCTTTGGGTATTAGCTATAGGTGCATCCATCGCCTATTTATTTGACTTAGTCATGCGACAACTACGCAGCTACTTAATTGATGTTGCGGGTAAAAAGGTCGATATTATCGTATCGTCTCAGTTGTTTGCTAAAGCGATTGGTATCCCTTTAGAAAGGCGCTCCCCCAGTATCGGCGGCATGGCGAAACAGCTCGGTGAGTTCGACAATATTCGCGAGATTTTAACGTCAGCAACTATCACCACGCTGGTCGACTTACCGTTCGCGCTATTTTTCCTCATCATTATTTATATTGTTGCTGGTGATTTAGCAGTTATTCCCGTAGTCGGCGGCTTAATCATTATCGGTTTTACCCTTTATACCCAACCCAAGTTAAAGGCGGCGATTGAGGAAGGAAATAAGTTTTCCAGCTTAAAACACGGTCATCTGATCGAAAGCCTCTCGGCACTGGAATCAATTAAAGCCAACGGTGCCGAAGGGATTGTGCAGCGAAGCTGGCAGCAGATGATAGGCCATAGCGCAAACTGGCAACTAAGATCGAAAAAGCTCTCCAACTCAGTTTCCAATATGGCAAACTTCATCGTGCAATTTACGGTTGTATGCGTAGTGATTTTAGGGGTCTACCGAGTTGCCGATAACGCCATTTCCATGGGCGGCATTATTGCGGCAGTGATGTTATCAAGCCGAGCCATAGCACCAATGGCGCAGCTAGCAGGTTTGATGACCCGCGCCAACCATACAGCCAGCGCATTGCGCCAGCTCAATGAGCTGATGGTGCAAGAAGACGAATTCGAGAATAAAGGCCATCTCGTCAGCAAACAACGCTTGATGGGTAAAATCAACGCCGATCACGTAGGCTTTAGCTATCCAGGTTCTGAAAAGCCCGTACTCTACCCTATGACGCTCACCATTAATCCTGGTGAGCGCCTTGCCATCATTGGCCGCAATGGTTCAGGTAAGAGTACGCTAGCCAAGCTGTTAGTTGGCCTATTCCAACCCACAACCGGAAGCCTGCGTTACGATGGCGTCGACTCAGCGCAAATTCATCCTAGCGATCTGCGCCGTAACTTTGGCTATTTGCCACAGGACGTCACCCTGTTCCATGGCACCATCAGAGATAACATTCTGTTTGGAACCCGCCAAGTAACCGAGCATCAACTGATCCGTGCAGTACAACTTTCTGGCGTCAGTCAGTTCACCCACTTGGAAGCGGAAGGATTAGATCAGCAAGTTGGTGAAGGCGGTATGTCATTGAGCCGCGGCCAACGACAAACCGTTGCGCTTGCCCGTGCGACACTGAACGATCCGCCAGTGCTGTTAATGGATGAGCCTACAGCCAGTTTGGATGCCCGAGCAGAGCAGCAATTTATTCGCTCCATGCAAAATGTCAGTAAGGACAGAACCTTACTGCTGATCACTCACAAAATGCATTTATTACAATTGGTTGACCGCATAATCGTGTTGGAACGTGGCCATGTGGTTGCTGATGGCCCTAAAGCCGAAGTGTTAGAAAAACTCAATTTTGGCCTAGTGACTGGAGGCCCTAAAAAATGA